DNA sequence from the Neomonachus schauinslandi chromosome 16, ASM220157v2, whole genome shotgun sequence genome:
AAAAGTGCTCTCAAAATAgcgtggggcaggggggagggtgagagtcTCTGACTCAGTGTTCGTAGCCAAGCCAGGCTCTGGAGGGGGAAATGAGAGGCAAGAGCCCAAAGGGAATGAGGGGGTGGACAGTTTCCTGGAAACTAAAGGTACAGAGGCTGGCCACCTGGGGCCGAGGGAGGAGGACACTGGAGACCTGAACTTCTCTGtctgaggagggggctggggttgGAAGTCCCGCGTCTGAGgaaggggaggcctgggggccgGACTCCTGGGTTGGGAGACATTTAGGGTCAAATCTCTGGAGAGTGACGTCAAATTCCTGGGTTTGATTTATTGAATGCCCACGGTCACCCTGCTCcggccagggtgggggtgggggtgggtagggccACCTTGACCATGGGAACAGCTTCAGGTGTGCTGCAGAGGGAAGCCTTGGACCCCAACCAGGAGGCTGGGAAGATAAACTGGCTTCCACGCCCGCTTGCTCCTTCCTGTGCTCCGGGAGAGAGCCTGCCTCCGGGAGGTGCCCTTCTAGAAAGGAGGTGCCCTTCTAGAAAGGAGCTGTCAGGCGCCAGAACCTCCACTCCGTCTGTAGGAGAGGCTGGGGGCCGCGACTCTGGAATTTGCAGGTGCACGGCGCCGACCTGGGGGATCAGCGGCCCCTGCTGTGCGCGGGGACACCTACGGCCGGAGGCTCCCACGTCTGGGACCCTGAGAGCTGGAGGAGGTTTTCCATCCGCTCCAGGAGCAGCCTGGAGAACAGGTTCTTCACCCCCACCGGCAGGACGAGGCAGAGGGCGGAGGATCTTCCTCCCCGCGCGGGCCTGCTGTCCGGGTCCTCCCTAGCGGCCGGGGAGTGGCGGGGCTCCGACCATCCAGGTACCCGGGGCAGACTGTGAGCCCGGGCgccagagaagggggagaagtCGATGGACCGGAGCACCTGGGTCGAGCATTGCGTCTGGGCGCTAGAAGTCCACGTCCACGAAGGATACCGCTGCTGGAGGCCAGGTAGGCCGGCCCTGGAGAGCCCTGTGGCTGGCCGAGGccgaggaggagggggctgggcgcAGGGTCTCGggtctggggagggcagggggcgggggctaCCACCCTAGCCTGGGGCGTCAGGACGGGGGCGGGGCTCCGCCTCGGACCGACCTGCTTCACACGGGAGGGGCGGAGGCTGCGAGCCTCGGAACCGCGCccatctcctttctctcttccccgaGCCCTTGGAGCCAGTCGGGGGAAGCGGCATGGAGGGGAGGTCTGCTGAACCTTGGGACCTGGAGTTCGGGGTTCCGGGGGCGGGCGGATGTGGGCTGCACTTGAGGACGGCGCGCTCCAGCCCCGCCAAGCCGACTGCGGATCTGCCATCCGCCAGGAGCTCAGGTGAGTGGGACTAGAGGATGCCTGAGACCCAGGAACTGCACCCCCAACCTCTCGCCCCTTAGGACCCCGGGAGTCTCCACCCCACCCGCAGCTCCTGCTCCTCCAGGAACCAAGATCCCTCATCCATTCCCAGCCTCCCCTGTTCTGCTTGGCCTGGCACCTCCATGGTGGAGGCTgcccatctcctccccaccccacccccaccacccaggTACACCTGAGAAGGGAGTTGGTGGAACATTGCCCAGCTTCAGGGGGCCTTCGGGGCCTGGGGAGCCGGATTCCAAGCTGTGGAGATGAGATGCTGGATCCTAGACCCTATCTTGGAAAGCACCATTTCCCATCCCCATCCCTGGAAATTCCAAGCTCCTCGCTTCTCCTCCCTCAGATCCAGGACCCTGATTCCCCTTCCCTCGGACCCAGGAGTCTGAATCCTTAGTACCCTCCTCCTGCCCGTCCTCTGCTCCCTGACATTCGTCCTGGGGCTCTGAGCACCTGCTAATTCGCCTTTCCTCCTGTGCAGCCACGTGGGCCCCCAGCCGTCGGCAGCTCTGTCTGACCTTCCTGCTAGTCTGTGTTCTTTCAGCCGTCTTCTTCCTCCACATCCACCAAGACCTGTTTCACAGTGGCCTAGACCTCACTGCCCTGTGTCCAGACCGCCGCCTCCTGACACCCCCCGTGGCCATCTTCTGCCTGTCGGGCTCACCGATGGCCCCCAACACCTCCTTTCCCTGTCTCaaggcccctgcctccctctcaggAATCTGGACTATCTACCCAGACGGCCGCTTCGGTAACCAGATGGGGCAGTATGCCACGCTGCTGGCCCTGGCCCAGCTCAACGGTCGCCAGGCGTTCATCCTGCCCGCCATGCATGCCGCCCTCGCCCCCGTGTTCCGCATCACCCTGCCCGTGCTGGCCCCCGAGGTGGACGGCCACACGCCATGGCAGGAGCTGCAGCTGCATGACTGGATGTCGGAGGACTATGCCCACTTGGAGGATGCCTTTCTGAAGCTCACGGGCTTCCCCTGCTCCTGGACCTTCTTCCACCATCTCCGTGCCCAGATCCGCCGCGAGTTCACCTTGCACGAACACCTGCGGCAGGAGGCCCAGGGTCTACTGAGCCAGCTCCGCTTGGGCCGCACGGGGGGCCGTCCTCGCACCTTTGTGGGTGTCCACGTGCGCCGGGGGGACTACCTGCAGGTCATGCCCCATCGCTGGAAGGGTGTGGTGGGCGATCGCGCTTACCTCCAGCAGGCTATGGACTGGTTCCGGGCCCGGCACGAAGCCCCCATCTTTGTGGTCGTCAGCAACGGCATGGGCTGGTGTCGGGAGAACATTGACGCCTCCCGGGGGGATGTGATCTTTGCTGGCGACGGGCAGGAGGGCTCGCCAGGGAAGGACTTCGCGCTGCTCACGCAGTGCAACCACACCATCATGACCATTGGGACCTTTGGTTTCTGGGCTGCCTACCTGGCCGGTGGAGACACTGTCTACCTGGCCAACTTCACCCTGCCGAACTCCAACTTCCTTAAGATCTTTAAGCCCGAGGCCGCCTTCCTGCCCGAGTGGGTGGGTATTAATGCGGACTTGTCTGCACTCCAGTCGCTGGCAGGGCCTTGAGGGAGACTTTCTGGAATTGCTGATCAGTCTTGGGCCAGCATTTATGCATCTCCAGAGGCCTGGCAGCTTGGAGAGAAAAGAGGGCTTTCTGTAGCTGTCTGGACATTCTAGAACCAGCAGAAGATCTTTTCCTGTTGGTTGGCAATGCCTAGAGAGGCTCATGTCAGTTCTAGAAGGCAATGCCTACCTGCTCTTCCCAGCCCATTCTAGATGGCTGCACCCCAAGTACAGGCAACTCCCCCTTCTAATGTTGCCCCTGGTCTTTTCTAGAAGAGAGGTTCATCTCCAGGACTGAAGGAATCTGTGGGTATTCTAGAGCAAGCACTCACCAACTCCCCTTCTGTGTTTCATGCAGCCATTCTAGACAGGGTCAATTCTAGTGCCTGTGAAGAATCCTGCAGGGCTCTTCCAGAGGGGATGGAGTTCTGGAATTCCAGGAGAATTCAGGAAGGTACAATCCGAAGCTCAATGCCTCAACCACTGCCAGAAAGATTGGTGGAAGACAAACTGTCTGTAGCTGCAAGCAGACCCGAAATCTGTCCAACCTCTCAGCCccggaaaaaaaaagaccaagactctttttttttttttttttttaaagattttatttatttgcgagagagacaatgagagacagagagcatgagagggaggagggtcagagggagaagcagactccctgctgagcagggagcccgatgtgggactcgatcctgggactccaggatcatgacctgagccgaaggcagtcgcttaaccaactgagccacccaggcgccccgaccaaGACTCTTTTTTGAGCAGATAGGCGAAAacatgggaggtgggggagggggacggcTGCTGAATTGCAGCAGCTTCTGGAGCAAAGTTTTCCAGAAATgtaggaacacttttttttttaagctcaaaaACTGCCAAAGACAAGCACCCCACAAGGTGGCTCTGAGTTAGGTCGCCTCTCCCAATTACAGAGGCTTCCTCCTTtgctgcagggctgggggtgggcgggTGATGATGGGATCGATTTTCTGGAATTCAGCCGGCATGAATGTTTCCTTTGGGCTTATAGAAAGCAGCTGGCCTTGTGTCCCTTGCCAACCCCTGTCTGCCCCCGATTTCACAGAACCTGGCTTCAGGTTTGAAAGAATCTGAGGGTATTCAGACTCCAGACTGTCCTCAAACCCAGGCAGGAAGGAGCACAGGGTTTGGCCAAGGAGGATGGGATTCTGGACTCAGATTTCAGGAACCccttgaggcttttttttttttttaaggtttttatttatttttatttgagacagagagaatgagacagaaagcacatgagaggggggagggtcagagggagaagcaggctccctgccgagcagggagcccgatgcgggactggagccccatgcgggactggagccccatgcgggactggagccccatgcgggactNNNNNNNNNNCATGCGGGactggagccccatgcgggactggagccccatgcgggactcgatcccgggactccaggatcatgacctgagccgaaggcagttgcttaaccaactgagccacccaggcgccccccccttgaGGCTTTTTGAAGGGGGTGAAGGTGGCTAGCTATCTTTATTGCAGACAACTCTGATAGCATCTCCTGTTTACCCAGAAGAATGCAGACCCCTTTTTTAGTCTTCTCAGGGAGTTTTGAGGGATCATTCCCTATTCAGCTGCTccaggtggggaagagggaggtatGAATTAAAAGTCCACATCGCCAACTCCTGTGTCTGCAGGTTTTTTggagtcgtgtgtgtgtgtgtgtgtgtgtgtgtgtgtgtgtgtgtgtaggaggaaAGGTTCGGAACTGCCAGGGACTCATTATTCATGTCTAGGGATATTGTCCTGCTCAGATCTGGTAGCCTCTTGTTCTCAGAGTTGGGTGAGTAGTGCTGCCTGTTTTTCTGGTGGCCTGTTTCAATGACGCAGAAGAGGAGAGACCTTCCAGGACCTGTAGAGCCCCAGTTTCTCACTATTGGCTCTAGGCCTCTTTCTTCTGGAACCTTGGCATCAAGCCCCTTGGGCTAGggagagaaggtggaggagggagtgAGCAAAGTGTGTAACTCTGGAACTACATTTCCCACATAGCCATCTGGCTGGCCAGGGAGAGGCCCAGGGCCTCCTGGGAGTCGTAGTCCTAGGGCTAGAAAGGGCCACTTCCCTCATCTTCGTGGCTCGACTCCAAGTTTCCAAAAGGCCACGTGCACCTAGACGGAAGCCTGGATCCGGGGACGGGTGGAAGCTGAAGCCCAGAAGCCCTTTCCTTGGCTTTAGAAGTCGGAAGGGACAAGATAACTTTCCTCTCGGTAGACGCTGGGAAAATTCTAGTCTGAAAGGACGGCCACCTCTTGTGATATCATGGAACGATAGGCGGAGTCTCCCTTTGTTGCGGTCCTATCAGACTCAGCGTTGGGCTTGTGGGCGGGGCCGAGAAAACTCCCAGGGAGTATCTTTTGGGGAGTTGGGGCCCCACGTGGGAAGCTAGAAGGGGGAAGCTGTGGGAATTCCTCCTAGACCCGGGCGAACGCTGACTGTGACTCCAGTCAGAAAGCTCTCCATATCACGCTACCgacctcaccctcacccccaacaaaatccttaattttagTCATGGGAAAATAGCAGAGTGGAAGGACGTGGCCTGCTCATCCTCTCTAAAAGCCCTCAGCCTGGATTCGGCTCTTCAGCGGACCCTAGTATTTGAGGGTACAACATTCAAGGTCAAGGTCGGGCAGCGGCTGTTGAGGGCGCATCGGGTCTCCGGACACCTCGGTTTCCTAACCGGGAAGTGTGCGCCCTGCAAATTGGGGGGCTTAGTCTCGGGGAAGGGTTTCTCTCCACTTAGCGTGAACGTTTGGGGCGAAAGgacccttccccttccccctccccctgcgcgGACTGAGCGCTCTGGCCGCAATGGGTCCGCAACTTCCCCTCCTGGTGGCGGCGCTGGCCGGCTGCCTGCTTCCTGCCCGGGGCTGTATCCTATGTGCTGCAAAGGTCGTGGAGGCGCTAAAATCCTTGGAGACGGATTACCTGCCCGGCCGCCTGGCGGCCGATCGACACCGAAGCTTTATGCAAAGGGTAAAACAAGCCGTGATGGATTTCAAGGACCTGCCAATTGAAGAGGATTCCTATATGGGGGTTATCGGTGAGGGCAGGGAAGAGTGTGGAAATCCTGAGTCCTGGGAAAGGAGGGGTCTGTGGCTAGGAttgctgggggcagaggcagggagggcagggatggaggcAGAGTTTACTGGGTTCGGGAATGTAGAAGGCTGGAATGCAGATTCTGGGCTTTACCCAAGGCCAGTAAATACTGTGTTCCCCATCGCTTAGCCTGCAagtttgtgtaaaaaaaaaaaaaaacaaacaaaacaactacaACTCCCAGAAGGCAAGGGCGGACAATCCCTTTACCAGGCCTATCCTTGCCCAGTAGCCTCATGGGTATTGTAGTTTCTAAGAATAGGCGAGCCAATGAGGCGGTGAGGCTTGGAATCTGGAGTTctatctctccctccctgcatccccacctcccacccctccagaTAAGCCCACACTGGAAAAGGCATCCTGGAGTTTTCTGAAGGATTTGAGACGTATCACAGACAGTAATGTAAAAGGTAAATGCACAGAGGGGCCAGCGGAGGGGCTCCAGAATCTTCCGGAGAAGTGGATAGTTGGTGACAACTGGTCTGGTAGTGGctctggagccaaactgcctAGGTTCAGATTCCGGCTCTGTCATCTCCTAACCGTGTGGCCTTGAGTGAGGGATTTCGCAGCTTTGTCGCTTCTAAAATGAAGATCCAAACAGTCCCAGCTGTCCCTTAGCTCAGTGGCCAGCATTATGTTAAGTGGTCAATTTCATTGTCCCTCCCGGAGAAGACCCCAAAGTGGAACGCCAGGCTCTTCCgacagaagcagacttcctgtacCTCACTCCTGGGatgagtgagggagaggggaagcactGTGTGtcaccctgctcctccccaggTGAACTTTTCGTGAAGGAGATGTACTGGATGTTGCACCTGCAAAAGGATATGTTTGCCCGCTTTGCAGCTCAGTTCCAAAAAGAGGGTGAGGGAAGATGGGAGTCCGTCAGGGACCACAGCCCCTTTCTTCAACAGTCCCAGAGTCCCTGACCCCAGCCCCCTGCTTCTCCAGGTCCAGCCCCTCAGCTCTCCCAGCTCCGCCCTCCCTTGG
Encoded proteins:
- the FUT1 gene encoding galactoside alpha-(1,2)-fucosyltransferase 1, which encodes MEGRSAEPWDLEFGVPGAGGCGLHLRTARSSPAKPTADLPSARSSATWAPSRRQLCLTFLLVCVLSAVFFLHIHQDLFHSGLDLTALCPDRRLLTPPVAIFCLSGSPMAPNTSFPCLKAPASLSGIWTIYPDGRFGNQMGQYATLLALAQLNGRQAFILPAMHAALAPVFRITLPVLAPEVDGHTPWQELQLHDWMSEDYAHLEDAFLKLTGFPCSWTFFHHLRAQIRREFTLHEHLRQEAQGLLSQLRLGRTGGRPRTFVGVHVRRGDYLQVMPHRWKGVVGDRAYLQQAMDWFRARHEAPIFVVVSNGMGWCRENIDASRGDVIFAGDGQEGSPGKDFALLTQCNHTIMTIGTFGFWAAYLAGGDTVYLANFTLPNSNFLKIFKPEAAFLPEWVGINADLSALQSLAGP